In Lysobacter firmicutimachus, one genomic interval encodes:
- a CDS encoding HD domain-containing protein, translating into MPSSPNPRDTALLIRAAAFAAERHRRQRRRDTEASPYINHPIALADVLANEGGIDDPVVLCAALLHDTIEDTETTAAEIEAAFGPRIAAVVIEVSDDRGLPKSERKRLQIEHAARASREAQWVKLADKICNLRDLLAAPPQDWPPERKREYFAWSAQVVAGLRGAHPTLEAVFDGLLARVDEL; encoded by the coding sequence ATGCCTTCCAGCCCGAACCCCCGCGACACCGCCTTGCTGATCCGCGCCGCCGCCTTCGCCGCCGAGCGGCACCGGCGCCAGCGTCGTCGCGACACCGAGGCGTCTCCCTACATCAATCATCCTATCGCGCTGGCCGACGTGCTCGCCAACGAGGGCGGCATCGACGATCCGGTGGTGCTGTGCGCGGCCTTGCTGCACGACACCATCGAGGACACCGAAACCACGGCCGCCGAGATCGAAGCCGCGTTCGGCCCGCGCATCGCCGCGGTGGTGATCGAGGTCAGCGACGATCGCGGCCTGCCCAAGAGCGAACGCAAACGCCTGCAGATCGAGCACGCCGCGCGGGCTTCGCGCGAGGCGCAATGGGTCAAGCTTGCCGACAAGATTTGCAACCTGCGCGATCTGCTCGCCGCCCCGCCGCAGGACTGGCCGCCGGAACGCAAGCGCGAGTACTTCGCCTGGTCGGCGCAGGTGGTCGCCGGGCTGCGCGGGGCGCACCCGACGTTGGAAGCGGTGTTCGACGGATTGCTGGCGCGGGTGGACGAACTCTAG
- a CDS encoding aldo/keto reductase: MANLQLSPIVAGAWRMRDWNFDLSQRQRWIEAALELGIDSFDHADIYGDYTVEGLFGEALAVSPGLRDRVRLVTKCGIKLTSAQRPQHRIKSYDTSRDHVVASVEQSLRALRTDRVDLLLIHRPDLLMDVDELAATFDALKAAGKVLHVGVSNHSPSQLALLHAKHRLETHQIECSPLHPAPLDDGTLDQCQALGVRPMIWSPLAGGRLFGGGDERAERVRAVLAELAPRYGDASAATLAYAWLLRHPSRPWPITGSGRIEGLREATAALSLRLSAEDWYAIWQAGAGREVA; encoded by the coding sequence ATGGCCAACCTGCAACTGTCCCCCATCGTCGCCGGCGCCTGGCGCATGCGCGACTGGAACTTCGACCTGAGCCAGCGCCAGCGCTGGATCGAGGCGGCCCTGGAGCTGGGCATCGACAGCTTCGACCACGCCGACATCTACGGCGACTACACGGTCGAAGGCCTGTTCGGCGAAGCGTTGGCGGTTTCGCCAGGATTGCGCGACCGGGTTCGCCTGGTGACCAAGTGCGGGATCAAGCTGACCTCGGCACAGCGCCCGCAGCATCGGATCAAGTCCTACGACACTTCGCGCGATCATGTCGTGGCTTCGGTCGAGCAGTCGCTGCGCGCTTTGCGCACCGATCGCGTCGACCTGCTGCTGATCCACCGGCCGGATCTGTTGATGGACGTCGACGAACTGGCAGCGACCTTCGATGCGCTCAAGGCCGCGGGCAAGGTGCTGCACGTCGGCGTGTCCAACCACAGTCCTTCGCAGCTGGCCCTGTTGCATGCGAAGCACCGGTTGGAGACGCATCAGATCGAATGCTCGCCGCTGCACCCGGCGCCGCTGGACGACGGCACCCTGGATCAATGCCAGGCCCTGGGGGTGCGGCCGATGATCTGGTCGCCGTTGGCCGGCGGACGCTTGTTCGGCGGCGGCGACGAACGCGCCGAGCGGGTGCGCGCGGTGCTGGCCGAGCTGGCGCCGCGCTACGGCGACGCCTCGGCGGCGACCCTGGCCTACGCCTGGTTGCTGCGCCACCCCTCGCGGCCGTGGCCGATCACCGGCAGCGGCCGCATCGAAGGCTTGCGCGAGGCGACCGCCGCCTTGTCGCTGCGGCTCAGCGCCGAGGATTGGTATGCGATCTGGCAAGCCGGGGCCGGGCGCGAGGTGGCCTGA
- a CDS encoding YciI family protein, translated as MRFMLLMIPQGYETAAADAVPSVEQVAAMTAYNTALFESGVLIGGEGLHPPATGARISFADGKPRVVDGPFPQAKEMLGGYWMIDVASREVAIEWAKRCPASPNEIIEVRRVQEFEDFPPELQAAAGAEAAQA; from the coding sequence ATGCGCTTCATGCTGCTGATGATCCCCCAGGGCTACGAAACCGCCGCCGCCGACGCCGTGCCCAGCGTCGAACAGGTCGCGGCGATGACCGCTTACAACACCGCCCTGTTCGAGTCCGGCGTACTGATCGGCGGAGAAGGCCTGCACCCGCCGGCGACCGGCGCCCGGATCAGCTTCGCCGACGGCAAGCCGCGGGTGGTCGACGGTCCGTTCCCGCAAGCCAAGGAAATGCTCGGCGGTTACTGGATGATCGACGTCGCCTCGCGCGAGGTGGCGATCGAGTGGGCCAAGCGTTGCCCCGCTTCGCCGAACGAGATCATCGAAGTGCGCCGGGTGCAGGAGTTCGAGGACTTTCCGCCCGAGCTGCAGGCCGCAGCGGGCGCGGAAGCGGCGCAGGCCTGA
- the gnd gene encoding phosphogluconate dehydrogenase (NAD(+)-dependent, decarboxylating) yields the protein MRNERNQGDGMDLGMVGLGRMGANMAERLVRGGHRVTGYDPGAAAREQAAARGIAPAASLQELVAALPAPRAVWLMVPAGAPVDATLEALLPLLSPGDTVIDGGNSNYKDTQRRAARLAEHGLHSVDSGTSGGIWGLKEGYSLMIGGEDAAVERLRPIFETLAPAPERGWGRVGPSGAGHYTKMVHNGIEYGLMQAYAEGFAILGRKAEFGLDLEQIAQIWRHGSVVRSWLLDLSAEALAKNPRLDGIAPYVEDSGEGRWTVAEAIDLDVSAPVITASLMERLRSREKDSFADKLLAAMRNEFGGHAVRKQGD from the coding sequence TTGCGCAACGAACGCAATCAAGGAGACGGCATGGATCTGGGTATGGTCGGTCTGGGACGCATGGGCGCCAACATGGCCGAGCGCCTGGTGCGCGGCGGGCATCGGGTGACGGGCTACGACCCCGGCGCGGCCGCGCGCGAACAGGCTGCGGCGCGCGGCATCGCGCCGGCGGCATCGTTGCAGGAACTGGTCGCGGCCCTGCCGGCGCCGCGCGCCGTGTGGCTGATGGTGCCGGCCGGCGCGCCGGTGGACGCGACCTTGGAGGCCTTGTTGCCGCTGCTGTCGCCGGGCGACACCGTGATCGACGGCGGCAACTCCAATTACAAGGACACCCAGCGTCGCGCTGCGCGCCTGGCCGAGCACGGCCTGCACTCTGTCGACTCGGGCACCAGCGGCGGCATCTGGGGGCTGAAGGAAGGCTACAGCCTGATGATCGGCGGCGAGGACGCGGCGGTGGAGCGCTTGCGGCCGATCTTCGAAACCCTGGCGCCGGCGCCGGAGCGCGGCTGGGGCCGGGTCGGACCGAGCGGCGCCGGTCATTACACCAAGATGGTCCACAACGGCATCGAGTACGGCCTGATGCAGGCGTACGCCGAAGGCTTCGCCATCCTCGGCCGCAAGGCCGAGTTCGGCCTGGACCTGGAGCAGATCGCGCAGATCTGGCGCCATGGCAGCGTGGTCCGTTCCTGGCTGCTCGACCTCAGCGCCGAGGCCCTGGCCAAGAACCCGCGCCTGGACGGCATCGCGCCCTATGTCGAAGACTCCGGCGAAGGCCGCTGGACCGTGGCCGAAGCGATCGACCTGGACGTATCGGCGCCGGTGATCACCGCCTCGCTGATGGAACGGCTGCGCTCGCGCGAGAAGGATTCGTTCGCCGACAAGCTGCTGGCGGCGATGCGCAACGAGTTCGGCGGTCATGCGGTGCGCAAGCAGGGCGATTAG
- a CDS encoding glycosyl hydrolase family 8, whose protein sequence is MSALSRSLPRAPLRRGLYGLALALSAALLAGNAAAAPNFPFGSHRQPYVAGTLSPSVGRAAADQSTASFYRTWKQRHLKPGCKAGEYRVVANTDDAYVVSEGQGYGMLITVMMAGSDAEAQTLFDGLHRYNRNHRSEIDSDLTAWAQDASCRNVGGTASATDGDLDMAYALLLADRQWGSTGSVNYLAEARRTIAAIRRSNIHPTTKLTHLGDWVDSGSPVRYNGSRSSDWMMGHFRAFASRLGDSYWTGVLDAHQAALADMQSRHAPNTGLLPDFVVDTHTRARPAPAEFLEGAYDGYYSWNAGRVPWRIGIDAAASGDARSRTAARKLSQWIRSKTGNDPARVRSGYKLDGSVVENYNSMFFTAPFAVAATVDPDGQAWLDRLWNHMATSSAGDYYGDSVRLLSMLAVSNNWLRP, encoded by the coding sequence ATGTCCGCTCTATCGCGATCCCTCCCGCGCGCGCCGCTGCGCCGTGGTCTGTACGGCCTTGCCCTGGCGCTGTCCGCCGCCCTGCTCGCCGGCAACGCCGCGGCCGCGCCGAACTTCCCGTTCGGCAGTCATCGCCAGCCTTATGTGGCCGGCACGCTGAGCCCCAGCGTCGGCCGCGCCGCCGCCGATCAGTCGACGGCTTCGTTCTACCGTACCTGGAAGCAACGCCACCTCAAGCCGGGCTGCAAGGCCGGCGAGTACCGGGTGGTGGCGAACACCGACGATGCTTACGTGGTCTCCGAGGGCCAGGGTTACGGCATGCTGATCACGGTCATGATGGCCGGCAGCGACGCCGAGGCGCAGACCTTGTTCGACGGCCTGCACCGCTATAACCGCAACCATCGCAGCGAGATCGACTCGGACCTGACCGCCTGGGCGCAGGACGCGTCCTGCCGCAACGTCGGCGGCACCGCTTCGGCCACCGACGGCGACCTCGACATGGCCTATGCGTTGCTGCTGGCCGATCGCCAATGGGGCTCGACCGGCTCCGTCAATTACCTGGCCGAGGCGCGGCGGACCATCGCCGCGATCCGGCGCAGCAACATCCATCCGACCACCAAGCTCACCCACCTCGGCGATTGGGTCGATTCCGGATCGCCCGTCCGCTACAACGGCAGCCGCAGTTCCGACTGGATGATGGGCCATTTCCGCGCTTTCGCCTCGCGCCTGGGCGACAGCTATTGGACCGGCGTGCTCGATGCGCACCAGGCCGCGCTGGCCGACATGCAGAGCCGCCACGCTCCCAATACCGGCCTGCTGCCGGATTTCGTGGTCGACACCCACACCCGCGCGCGGCCGGCGCCGGCGGAGTTCCTCGAAGGCGCCTACGACGGCTATTACTCCTGGAACGCCGGCCGGGTGCCGTGGCGGATCGGCATCGACGCCGCCGCCAGCGGCGATGCCCGCTCGCGTACTGCGGCGCGCAAGCTCAGCCAGTGGATCCGCTCCAAGACCGGCAACGACCCGGCCCGGGTGCGTAGCGGCTACAAGCTCGACGGATCGGTGGTGGAGAACTACAACAGCATGTTCTTCACCGCGCCGTTCGCGGTCGCCGCGACGGTGGACCCGGACGGGCAAGCCTGGCTGGACCGGTTGTGGAATCACATGGCCACCAGCAGCGCCGGCGACTACTACGGCGACAGCGTGCGCCTGTTGTCGATGCTGGCGGTGTCGAACAACTGGTTGCGTCCTTGA
- a CDS encoding N-acetylmuramoyl-L-alanine amidase: MSACVFSRRNVAALWLAASLAGCATVQPAHNPLAQWRGSPNHNARKAQLIVLHHTQMESAERALLTLQTRNSQGPVSAHYLIGEDGRIYQLVADEARAWHAGAGRWGDLTDLNSASIGIELDNDGSEPFAPAQIQSLLRLLADLTARLGIPPHAIVAHGDLAPGRKSDPSALFPWQQLAQAGYGLWPREPRAEPPPGFDPWAALRLIGYDLSDPEAALAAFHRRYRGHEERQWQPGDAAVLYDLQLQRMALPDSTPTAR; this comes from the coding sequence GTGAGCGCTTGCGTTTTCTCCAGACGAAACGTTGCCGCGCTGTGGCTGGCGGCGTCGTTGGCCGGCTGCGCCACCGTGCAGCCGGCGCACAACCCGTTGGCGCAGTGGCGCGGTTCGCCCAACCACAATGCGCGCAAGGCGCAGCTGATCGTGCTGCACCACACCCAAATGGAGAGCGCCGAGCGGGCTTTGCTGACCTTGCAGACGCGCAACTCGCAAGGTCCGGTCAGCGCCCATTATTTGATCGGCGAAGACGGCCGCATCTACCAGTTGGTCGCCGACGAAGCTCGCGCGTGGCACGCCGGCGCCGGCCGCTGGGGCGATCTGACCGACCTCAACTCCGCTTCGATCGGAATCGAGCTCGACAACGACGGCAGCGAGCCGTTCGCGCCGGCGCAGATCCAGAGCCTGCTGCGCCTGCTCGCCGACCTGACCGCGCGCCTGGGCATCCCGCCCCACGCCATCGTCGCCCACGGCGATCTCGCGCCCGGGCGCAAGAGCGACCCGAGCGCGCTGTTTCCCTGGCAGCAGCTGGCCCAGGCCGGCTATGGCCTGTGGCCGCGCGAGCCGCGCGCCGAACCGCCGCCGGGTTTCGACCCTTGGGCGGCGCTGCGTCTGATCGGTTACGACCTGAGCGATCCGGAGGCGGCGCTGGCCGCGTTCCATCGGCGCTATCGCGGCCACGAAGAGCGGCAATGGCAACCGGGGGACGCCGCGGTGCTGTACGACCTGCAGCTGCAACGGATGGCCTTGCCGGACTCGACGCCGACGGCCCGCTGA
- a CDS encoding NADPH-dependent FMN reductase, protein MNSDIRLALIYGSTREGRFCDVVADWAQRRVQRHGGYAVERIDPADWPLAGPLLRGDEARLQQLRQRLHGADAFLVVTPEYNHGYPAPLKALIDACYEPWRAKPVAFVSYGASSGGMRAVEQLRQVYGELHAVTLRDCVHLMHARRLFGADGELRDPQAAHEAMSVLLARLGWWSRALREARSVLPYEAAA, encoded by the coding sequence ATGAATTCCGATATCCGACTGGCGCTGATCTACGGCAGCACGCGCGAGGGCCGGTTCTGCGACGTGGTGGCCGACTGGGCTCAGCGGCGGGTCCAGCGCCACGGCGGCTACGCGGTCGAGCGCATCGATCCGGCCGACTGGCCCCTGGCCGGCCCCTTGCTGCGCGGCGACGAGGCACGCCTGCAGCAACTGCGCCAGCGCCTGCACGGCGCCGACGCTTTTCTCGTCGTCACTCCGGAATACAACCACGGTTATCCCGCGCCGCTGAAGGCGCTGATCGACGCTTGCTACGAGCCCTGGCGGGCCAAGCCGGTGGCGTTCGTCAGCTACGGCGCCAGTTCCGGCGGCATGCGCGCGGTCGAGCAATTGCGCCAGGTCTACGGCGAACTGCATGCCGTCACCCTGCGCGATTGCGTGCACCTGATGCATGCGCGGCGCTTGTTCGGCGCCGACGGCGAACTGCGCGATCCGCAAGCCGCGCACGAAGCCATGAGCGTGCTGCTCGCGCGTCTGGGCTGGTGGTCGCGCGCCCTGCGCGAAGCGCGCAGTGTCCTGCCGTACGAGGCCGCGGCCTGA
- a CDS encoding APC family permease, protein MSDDGRTGTVRAVSRWQIVGLSINDVIGSGIYLLPATAAALLGPASLWAVLLAGFAVALLVLCYAQAASYFDQPGGGYLYAREAFGPFAGFEVGWMLLVTRISTAASLSNGLAEAVGLFWPAAREGAARVFVVAGSLGLLVLINVLGVRTAARAGVALAIGKLLPLLLFVVLGAFYVDPSLLRSDAPMPVDHLGEAALLLLFAYAGFENLPAAAGEYRNPRRDVPFALLTMIVLVTIIYFSVQLVALGTLPGIAQSTSPLAEASAQFGGTALALILTVGAAISILGTNSNTVMMGPRYLLALSQDGYGPRALSAIHPRFRTPARAVLLLGAIALVLALTGSFKQLALLSVVARLCTYIGTAVSVLVLQKRHRGREGALHLPGGPLIPLAAIALSLGLLASASAQNLIAAAIALAIGAVIYKFRRAPGA, encoded by the coding sequence ATCTCGGACGACGGCCGCACCGGCACCGTCCGCGCGGTCAGCCGCTGGCAGATCGTCGGTCTGTCGATCAACGACGTGATCGGCAGCGGCATCTATCTGTTGCCGGCCACCGCCGCCGCCCTGCTCGGCCCGGCCAGCTTGTGGGCGGTGCTGCTGGCCGGTTTCGCCGTGGCCCTGCTGGTGCTGTGCTACGCCCAGGCGGCGAGCTATTTCGACCAGCCCGGCGGCGGCTATCTGTATGCCCGCGAGGCCTTCGGTCCCTTTGCCGGCTTCGAGGTGGGCTGGATGCTGCTGGTCACCCGCATCTCTACCGCGGCCTCGCTCAGCAACGGCCTGGCCGAAGCGGTGGGGCTGTTCTGGCCGGCGGCGCGCGAGGGCGCGGCGCGGGTGTTCGTGGTCGCCGGCTCGCTCGGCCTGCTGGTGCTGATCAACGTGCTCGGCGTACGCACCGCGGCCCGCGCCGGCGTCGCCCTGGCGATCGGCAAGCTGCTGCCCTTGCTGCTGTTCGTGGTGCTGGGCGCGTTCTACGTCGACCCCAGCCTGCTGCGCAGCGACGCGCCGATGCCGGTCGACCACCTCGGCGAAGCCGCCCTGTTGCTGTTGTTCGCCTATGCCGGCTTCGAAAACCTGCCGGCCGCGGCGGGCGAGTACCGCAACCCGCGCCGCGACGTGCCGTTCGCGCTGCTGACCATGATCGTCCTGGTCACCATCATTTATTTCAGCGTGCAATTGGTCGCGCTGGGCACTCTGCCGGGGATCGCCCAGTCCACCAGTCCGCTGGCCGAAGCCTCGGCGCAGTTCGGCGGCACCGCGCTGGCGCTGATCCTGACCGTCGGCGCGGCGATCTCCATCCTCGGCACCAACAGCAATACGGTGATGATGGGGCCGCGCTATCTGCTGGCCCTGTCCCAGGACGGCTACGGGCCGCGTGCGCTGTCGGCGATCCATCCGCGCTTCCGCACGCCGGCGCGGGCGGTGCTGCTGCTCGGCGCGATCGCCCTGGTGCTGGCCCTGACCGGCTCGTTCAAGCAACTGGCGCTGCTGTCGGTGGTGGCGCGCCTGTGCACCTACATCGGCACCGCGGTATCGGTGCTGGTGCTGCAAAAGCGCCATCGCGGCCGCGAAGGCGCGCTGCACCTGCCGGGCGGCCCGCTGATCCCGTTGGCCGCGATCGCGCTGTCGCTGGGCTTGCTGGCCAGCGCCAGCGCGCAGAACCTGATCGCCGCGGCGATCGCGCTGGCGATCGGCGCGGTGATCTACAAGTTCCGCCGCGCGCCGGGCGCCTGA
- a CDS encoding lytic transglycosylase domain-containing protein, which translates to MSACSARVVPIALAAVLAVAVWALPGAAQARTVYRCVRDGTVSLATAPEPGSRCEPREIADDAVKLPNLWGEMGVINGSLYERQQDGKTVYSTRKLPGSVRVMGFTVETPPGEPAHTGLGKVGKPQTDKFTGQFRAAAKANGLDDAWLRAIAHAESGFDAKAVSSKGAQGVMQLMPETAKEYGVVDPFSSAESIAAGARHLKSLMRRYKGDLVLAAAAYNAGIGTVTRYGGVPPYRETQDYIAKVQALHQLYRLALGTGTPALRAAQ; encoded by the coding sequence ATGAGCGCCTGTTCCGCCCGTGTCGTCCCCATCGCCCTGGCCGCCGTGCTGGCGGTCGCGGTATGGGCGCTGCCGGGCGCGGCGCAGGCGCGCACCGTCTACCGCTGCGTGCGCGACGGCACCGTCAGCCTGGCCACGGCGCCGGAGCCCGGTTCGCGCTGCGAGCCGCGCGAGATCGCCGACGACGCGGTCAAGCTGCCCAACCTGTGGGGCGAGATGGGCGTCATCAACGGCTCGCTGTACGAGCGGCAACAGGACGGCAAGACCGTCTACAGCACGCGCAAGTTGCCCGGCTCGGTAAGGGTGATGGGCTTCACCGTGGAAACCCCGCCGGGCGAACCGGCCCACACCGGCCTGGGCAAGGTCGGCAAGCCGCAGACCGACAAGTTCACCGGCCAGTTCCGCGCCGCGGCCAAGGCCAACGGTCTCGACGACGCCTGGCTGCGCGCCATCGCCCACGCCGAAAGCGGCTTCGACGCCAAGGCGGTGTCGAGCAAGGGCGCGCAGGGCGTGATGCAGCTGATGCCGGAAACGGCCAAGGAATACGGCGTGGTCGATCCGTTCTCCTCGGCTGAGTCGATCGCCGCCGGCGCGCGTCATCTCAAGAGCCTGATGCGCCGCTACAAGGGCGACCTGGTGCTGGCCGCGGCGGCCTACAACGCCGGCATCGGCACCGTGACCCGCTACGGCGGCGTGCCGCCCTACCGCGAAACCCAGGACTACATCGCCAAGGTGCAGGCGCTGCATCAGTTGTACCGCTTGGCCCTGGGTACCGGCACGCCGGCCTTGCGCGCGGCGCAGTGA
- a CDS encoding PQQ-dependent sugar dehydrogenase, translating to MLSTVCFAALFGATAVAAVHSANASAQDAGAETAKAPPFTATEVARFNEPWAMTFLPDGRLLVTEKRGALKLQTLGGSAITVSGTPAVAYGGQGGLGDVILHPQYATNKLIYISYAERGSTSGTAGATVMRAKLGYGATGAWLTEKTIIWRQPKVSGSNHYGHRLAFGPDRKLWITSSERQKFDPAQDLNSPLGKVIRLNDDGSVPTDNPFYSRGGVAATVWSYGHRNLLGIAFDSQNRLWTHEMGPKGGDELNLIERGSNYGWPLVSQGDHYDGTPIPRHSTRPDLNAPEKWWTPVIAPAGFVIYSGTRFPAWNGSGLIGGLASQALIRVTFSGSGAAEAERFPMGKRIREVEQGPNGDVWLLEDGSNARLLRLTPL from the coding sequence ATGCTCTCCACCGTCTGCTTCGCCGCGCTCTTCGGCGCCACCGCCGTGGCGGCGGTCCATTCGGCCAACGCCTCCGCGCAGGACGCAGGCGCCGAAACCGCCAAAGCGCCGCCGTTCACCGCGACCGAAGTCGCGCGTTTCAACGAACCGTGGGCGATGACCTTCCTGCCCGACGGCCGCCTGCTGGTCACCGAGAAGCGCGGCGCGCTCAAACTGCAGACCCTCGGCGGCAGCGCGATCACCGTCAGCGGAACGCCGGCGGTGGCCTACGGCGGCCAGGGTGGGCTCGGCGACGTGATCCTGCATCCTCAATACGCCACCAACAAGCTGATCTACATCAGCTACGCCGAGCGCGGCAGCACCAGCGGTACCGCCGGCGCGACGGTGATGCGGGCCAAGCTCGGCTATGGCGCTACCGGCGCATGGCTGACCGAGAAGACGATCATCTGGCGTCAGCCCAAGGTCAGCGGCAGCAACCACTACGGGCACCGCCTCGCGTTCGGCCCCGACCGCAAGCTGTGGATCACCTCCAGCGAGCGGCAGAAGTTCGACCCGGCGCAGGATCTCAACTCTCCGCTCGGCAAGGTCATCCGCCTCAACGACGACGGCAGCGTGCCCACCGACAACCCCTTCTACAGCCGCGGCGGCGTCGCGGCGACGGTGTGGTCCTACGGCCATCGCAATTTGCTCGGCATCGCCTTCGACTCGCAGAACCGCTTGTGGACCCATGAGATGGGGCCCAAGGGCGGCGACGAGCTGAACCTGATCGAGCGCGGCAGCAACTACGGCTGGCCGCTGGTCTCGCAGGGCGATCATTACGACGGCACGCCGATTCCGCGCCACAGCACCCGCCCCGACCTCAACGCACCGGAGAAGTGGTGGACACCGGTGATCGCGCCGGCCGGCTTCGTGATCTACTCCGGTACCCGCTTTCCGGCCTGGAACGGCAGCGGCCTGATCGGCGGCCTGGCCTCGCAAGCGCTGATCCGGGTGACCTTCAGCGGCAGCGGCGCCGCCGAGGCCGAACGCTTCCCGATGGGCAAGCGCATCCGCGAAGTCGAGCAAGGCCCGAACGGCGATGTCTGGTTGCTGGAAGACGGCAGCAATGCGCGACTGCTGCGGCTCACGCCGTTGTAA
- a CDS encoding CPXCG motif-containing cysteine-rich protein — MLPGVEVQCPYCGEAIVLLIDDSAGDQRYIEDCQVCCRPIVVDVQLDEDGVPDVTVHAEDEA, encoded by the coding sequence ATGTTGCCCGGCGTCGAAGTCCAATGCCCGTACTGCGGCGAAGCGATCGTGCTGCTGATCGACGACTCCGCCGGCGATCAACGCTATATCGAGGACTGCCAGGTCTGCTGCCGGCCGATCGTGGTCGATGTGCAGCTGGACGAGGATGGCGTACCGGACGTGACGGTCCATGCCGAGGACGAAGCATGA
- a CDS encoding winged helix DNA-binding domain-containing protein codes for MSPNARRSCAAATGGAAGGLDRRALNRALLARQSLLERSDESPLTMIERLVGLQAQAPNPPYLGLWTRLRGFRMEQLSQAMRARQVVRATMMRGTLHLVSAADYRALRPALQPTLQRLSLRSGHARALDGLDLADVREAGRAVLRGTALSAKALGEALRARWPGHDTGELALLVRGAEPVVHVPPAGLWDEHAPARFALASDWLGVDIGEDGGDEAVDALLLRYLAAFGPASARDAAVWSGLTATGERLQRLRPRLWSGCDDTGTELFDLPGAPRPDPALPAPPRLLPEFDNVLLAHAERSRIFDPERRSAIFTRNGLVAATFLVDGFVAGTWKLQRSAASATLSIAPFKPRLPAAVREALEREALDCMTVVAGECARHEVRFVAADP; via the coding sequence ATGAGCCCGAACGCGCGTCGCAGTTGTGCCGCCGCAACCGGCGGCGCTGCCGGGGGGCTGGATAGGCGAGCGCTCAATCGCGCGCTGCTGGCGCGGCAAAGCCTGCTCGAACGCAGCGACGAGTCGCCGCTGACGATGATCGAGCGCCTGGTGGGATTGCAGGCGCAGGCGCCGAATCCGCCGTATCTGGGCTTGTGGACGCGGCTGCGCGGGTTTCGCATGGAGCAGTTGAGCCAAGCTATGCGGGCGCGCCAGGTGGTGCGCGCGACGATGATGCGCGGCACCCTGCACCTGGTCAGCGCCGCCGACTACCGAGCATTGCGGCCGGCGCTGCAACCCACGTTGCAACGCCTGTCGTTGCGCAGTGGGCATGCGCGGGCACTGGACGGGCTCGATCTGGCGGACGTGCGCGAAGCCGGCCGCGCCGTCCTGCGCGGTACCGCGCTGAGCGCGAAAGCGCTCGGCGAAGCCTTGCGTGCGCGCTGGCCCGGGCACGATACCGGCGAGCTCGCGCTGCTGGTGCGCGGCGCCGAGCCGGTGGTGCATGTGCCGCCGGCGGGGTTGTGGGACGAGCATGCGCCGGCGCGTTTCGCCCTGGCCTCGGACTGGCTCGGCGTGGACATCGGCGAAGACGGCGGCGACGAGGCGGTCGATGCGCTGCTGCTGCGCTACCTGGCCGCCTTCGGCCCGGCCAGCGCCCGCGATGCCGCGGTATGGTCTGGCCTGACGGCCACCGGCGAGCGCCTGCAGCGCTTGCGTCCACGCCTGTGGAGCGGCTGCGACGACACCGGTACCGAACTGTTCGACCTGCCCGGGGCGCCGCGTCCGGATCCGGCCCTGCCGGCGCCGCCGCGGTTGCTGCCGGAGTTCGACAACGTTCTGCTTGCCCATGCCGAACGGTCGCGGATCTTCGACCCGGAACGGCGTAGCGCGATCTTCACCCGCAACGGCCTGGTTGCGGCGACCTTTCTGGTCGACGGCTTCGTCGCCGGCACCTGGAAGCTGCAACGCAGCGCGGCGTCGGCGACGCTGTCGATCGCCCCGTTCAAGCCGCGCCTGCCGGCGGCGGTGCGCGAGGCCTTGGAACGCGAGGCGCTGGATTGCATGACGGTGGTCGCCGGCGAATGCGCCCGGCACGAGGTGCGCTTCGTCGCCGCCGACCCGTGA
- a CDS encoding EF-hand domain-containing protein, which translates to MNLHSRKSLLAALAVVASLSAPLALAQSAPTASDAASPATAAQSETPAAGQPAAAPQKKSWADVDGDKDGNLSKSEAAAVPALGQVFDQADADANGSLTPDEYKSYVAKVQSSGGPGNSGG; encoded by the coding sequence ATGAATCTTCATTCCCGCAAGTCGCTGCTCGCTGCTCTGGCCGTGGTCGCTTCGTTGTCCGCCCCGCTGGCGCTGGCCCAGTCGGCGCCGACCGCGAGCGATGCGGCGTCCCCGGCGACCGCCGCCCAAAGCGAGACGCCCGCCGCCGGCCAGCCGGCCGCCGCGCCGCAGAAGAAGAGCTGGGCCGATGTGGACGGCGACAAGGACGGCAACCTGAGCAAGAGCGAGGCCGCGGCCGTGCCGGCCCTGGGCCAGGTCTTCGATCAGGCCGACGCCGACGCCAACGGCTCGCTGACCCCGGACGAATACAAGTCTTATGTCGCCAAGGTCCAATCCAGCGGCGGCCCCGGCAATAGCGGCGGCTGA